The Pedobacter mucosus genome window below encodes:
- the blaB1PEDO gene encoding PEDO-3 family subclass B1 metallo-beta-lactamase, whose protein sequence is MRLLYIILLSLTTVCSYGQNPKLKIKHLKGELYIYTSYSKYKGVLTDANAMYLVTDRGVVVIDAPWDSTQFQPFLDTIATRHHQKVVLAIATHSHSDRAGGLRFFKSKGIQTYASKMTNEILAASKKPQAEFTFTADTTFTVGQYKIDTYYAGEGHTKDNLVIWFPKDKVLFGGCLVKSTEAKDLGNISEANLTQWPRSIQRLKYKYPISSSVITGHQAWGNRESLEYTQKLIKK, encoded by the coding sequence ATGCGTTTACTGTATATCATATTATTGAGTCTTACCACGGTATGCTCTTATGGACAAAATCCAAAATTAAAGATTAAGCACCTAAAGGGTGAATTATATATTTATACTTCTTATAGTAAATACAAAGGCGTTCTGACAGATGCAAATGCTATGTATCTGGTTACTGATAGAGGCGTGGTCGTAATTGATGCCCCTTGGGATTCAACGCAGTTTCAGCCCTTTTTGGATACCATAGCTACCAGACATCATCAGAAGGTCGTGCTCGCCATCGCTACACATTCTCACAGCGACCGTGCAGGTGGGCTTCGCTTTTTCAAAAGTAAGGGCATACAAACCTATGCCAGTAAAATGACCAACGAAATTCTCGCTGCCAGTAAAAAACCTCAGGCAGAATTTACCTTTACAGCCGATACTACCTTTACAGTCGGTCAGTATAAAATAGACACCTATTATGCAGGCGAGGGCCATACCAAGGATAATCTGGTCATTTGGTTTCCAAAAGATAAGGTACTGTTTGGGGGCTGCCTGGTCAAAAGCACCGAAGCAAAGGACCTTGGAAATATAAGCGAGGCAAATTTAACCCAATGGCCAAGAAGCATACAAAGGCTAAAATACAAATATCCGATAAGCAGCTCTGTTATCACAGGGCACCAGGCCTGGGGAAATAGGGAATCGCTTGAATACACCCAGAAACTAATAAAGAAATAA
- a CDS encoding Lrp/AsnC family transcriptional regulator, giving the protein MYKNKPDQTDISILNLLQRDGLMTYKEIAGKIKKSMTLVVERIRALRDNGYIINTVALVDVHKLCSLFVAFPHVRLTSHSEEVLKQFAEHMRNHPEVMECYHITGHFDFMLKIVMPDMPSYNLFLREKLNALPYVGSIQSFLVLSEDKYSTAYPL; this is encoded by the coding sequence ATGTACAAAAACAAACCGGACCAAACCGATATCAGTATTCTCAATCTTCTACAGAGGGACGGACTGATGACCTATAAGGAAATTGCAGGTAAGATAAAAAAAAGTATGACCTTAGTTGTTGAACGCATAAGGGCGCTACGCGACAACGGCTATATCATTAATACCGTTGCCCTGGTGGATGTTCACAAACTCTGTTCCCTTTTCGTTGCTTTTCCCCATGTCCGGCTGACCAGTCATTCCGAAGAGGTATTGAAACAGTTTGCCGAACACATGCGGAATCATCCCGAGGTTATGGAATGCTACCACATCACCGGGCATTTTGACTTTATGCTCAAAATCGTTATGCCCGATATGCCTTCCTATAACTTGTTTTTGAGAGAAAAGCTAAACGCACTTCCTTATGTCGGCAGCATCCAGAGTTTTCTGGTACTTTCAGAAGATAAGTACAGCACGGCATATCCGCTGTAA
- a CDS encoding LytR/AlgR family response regulator transcription factor, translating into MINCIILDDEEHAIELLTLHVKQTPFLNLVGTATDPLEALQLLHSYEVELLFLDIQMPKMTGFEFMQLLDGKYKVILTTAFRDYAIEGFDRQVVDYLLKPIIFSRFFNAAQRAKELILAQEKDMEDFILVKTEYKGKLIKIKISDIIYIEGVKKYVRFHLREADPVTALLTIAGLEERLGGERFLRIHKSFIISLPHILMINGNMVHLEFASDHVPIGQTYRELFMGRMRGKVMTNNQNESGPG; encoded by the coding sequence ATGATTAACTGCATAATACTAGATGATGAAGAACATGCAATAGAGCTTCTAACACTGCATGTGAAACAAACCCCATTTTTAAATCTTGTAGGCACCGCTACCGACCCTCTTGAAGCACTGCAACTGTTACATTCCTATGAAGTGGAATTGCTGTTTTTGGATATACAAATGCCGAAAATGACCGGATTTGAATTTATGCAATTATTGGACGGAAAATATAAGGTCATCCTCACCACTGCATTTAGGGATTATGCAATTGAGGGGTTCGACCGTCAAGTAGTCGACTACCTTTTAAAGCCCATTATCTTTTCCAGATTTTTTAACGCTGCACAGCGTGCAAAGGAACTCATTTTAGCTCAGGAAAAGGATATGGAGGATTTTATACTGGTTAAAACCGAATATAAGGGGAAACTGATAAAAATTAAGATCAGTGACATTATCTACATTGAAGGGGTAAAGAAGTATGTCCGCTTTCATTTACGTGAGGCAGATCCGGTCACGGCATTGCTGACCATAGCTGGGCTCGAGGAAAGGCTCGGAGGGGAAAGGTTTTTGAGGATACACAAATCATTTATCATTTCCCTCCCGCACATTCTCATGATTAATGGCAACATGGTGCATCTTGAATTTGCTAGTGACCACGTCCCGATAGGTCAAACCTATCGGGAGCTTTTTATGGGCCGCATGCGGGGGAAGGTCATGACTAACAATCAAAATGAATCTGGACCTGGATAA